From the Burkholderia ubonensis genome, one window contains:
- a CDS encoding CysB family HTH-type transcriptional regulator — translation MNFQQLRFVREAVRQNMNLTEVANVLYTSQSGVSKQIKDLEDELGVDIFIRRGKRLTGLTEPGKAVHQLIERMLLDAENLRRVARQFADQDSGHLVVATTHTQARYALPKVVRQFTEVFPKVHLALRQGSPQQIAQMILNGEADLGISTEALDRYPDIVTFPCYSWHHTVVVPKGHPLVGRENLSLDDVAEYPIITYDQDFTGRSHIDQAFAQAGAVPDVVLTAIDADVIKTYVELGMGIGIVAAMAFDPQRDTGLVALDTQHLFEASTTRVGLRKGAFLRAYAYRLIEMFAPHLSEAEIAGQLREPV, via the coding sequence ATGAACTTTCAGCAATTGCGTTTCGTGCGCGAGGCCGTGCGCCAGAACATGAACCTGACCGAAGTCGCGAACGTGCTGTACACGTCGCAGTCGGGCGTATCGAAGCAGATCAAGGATCTCGAGGACGAGCTGGGCGTCGACATCTTCATCCGGCGCGGCAAGCGGCTGACCGGGCTCACCGAGCCCGGCAAGGCGGTGCACCAGCTGATCGAGCGGATGCTGCTCGACGCGGAGAACCTGCGCCGCGTCGCGCGCCAGTTCGCCGACCAGGACAGCGGCCACCTGGTCGTCGCGACCACCCACACGCAGGCGCGCTACGCACTGCCGAAGGTGGTTCGGCAGTTCACCGAAGTGTTTCCGAAGGTGCATCTCGCGCTGCGCCAGGGCAGCCCGCAGCAGATCGCGCAGATGATCCTGAACGGCGAGGCCGATCTCGGCATCTCGACCGAGGCGCTCGACCGCTATCCGGACATCGTCACGTTCCCGTGCTATTCGTGGCATCACACGGTGGTCGTGCCGAAGGGCCATCCGCTCGTCGGCCGCGAGAACCTGTCGCTCGACGACGTCGCCGAGTATCCGATCATCACCTACGACCAGGACTTCACCGGCCGCTCGCATATCGACCAGGCGTTCGCGCAGGCGGGCGCGGTGCCGGACGTCGTGCTGACCGCGATCGACGCGGACGTGATCAAGACCTACGTCGAACTGGGGATGGGCATCGGCATCGTCGCGGCGATGGCGTTCGACCCGCAGCGCGACACGGGGCTCGTCGCGCTCGACACGCAGCACCTGTTCGAGGCGAGCACGACGCGGGTCGGCCTGCGCAAGGGCGCGTTCCTGCGCGCCTATGCATACCGGCTGATCGAGATGTTCGCGCCGCATCTGAGCGAGGCCGAGATCGCCGGACAACTGCGCGAGCCGGTCTGA
- a CDS encoding LacI family DNA-binding transcriptional regulator yields the protein MATIKDVAAMAGVSFTTVSHVVNNSRPVSADVRAKVEGAIRELNYVPSAVARSLKARATATIGLVVPNSTNPYFAELARGIEDQCAANGYCVFFCNSDDDPVKQRNYLRVLQEKRIDGLIVASAGEDTVLAQTLADAHAPLVVVDRNIEGLAADLVQIDHERGAYLATRHLLELGHAKIGCITGPTDTAVSAMRVHGFIRAMAERSVDIVPGAIAESDFSCLGGYHAASRLFESVRPSAIFAGNDLMGVGALRAAAERGLRVPDDCSIIGFDDIEFSRYTYPALSTVGQSVRALGEMAAQTLIERIGGGASAAPSRRRVVSPRLVLRESTAIYREPAPAGNRA from the coding sequence ATGGCGACGATCAAGGATGTAGCGGCCATGGCGGGCGTATCGTTTACGACCGTGTCGCACGTGGTGAACAATTCGCGGCCGGTGTCCGCGGACGTGCGCGCGAAAGTCGAAGGGGCGATCCGCGAGCTGAATTACGTGCCGTCGGCGGTCGCGCGCTCGCTGAAGGCGCGCGCGACGGCGACCATCGGGCTCGTCGTGCCGAACAGCACGAATCCGTATTTTGCCGAGCTCGCGCGCGGCATCGAGGACCAGTGCGCCGCCAATGGCTACTGCGTGTTCTTCTGCAACTCGGACGACGATCCGGTCAAGCAGCGCAACTACCTGCGCGTGCTGCAGGAAAAGCGCATCGACGGGCTGATCGTCGCATCGGCCGGCGAGGACACGGTGCTCGCGCAGACGCTCGCCGACGCGCATGCGCCGCTCGTGGTCGTCGACCGCAACATCGAGGGGCTCGCCGCCGATCTCGTGCAGATCGACCACGAGCGCGGCGCATATCTGGCGACCCGCCACCTGCTGGAGCTCGGGCACGCGAAGATCGGCTGCATCACCGGGCCGACGGACACGGCCGTCAGCGCGATGCGCGTGCACGGCTTCATCCGCGCGATGGCCGAGCGCAGCGTCGACATCGTGCCGGGCGCGATCGCGGAAAGCGACTTCTCGTGCCTCGGCGGCTATCACGCGGCGTCGCGGCTGTTCGAATCGGTGCGGCCGAGCGCGATCTTCGCCGGCAACGACCTGATGGGTGTCGGCGCGCTGCGCGCGGCGGCCGAGCGCGGGCTGCGCGTGCCGGACGACTGCTCGATCATCGGCTTCGACGACATCGAATTCTCCCGCTACACGTACCCGGCCTTGTCGACGGTCGGCCAGTCGGTGCGCGCGCTCGGCGAGATGGCCGCGCAAACGCTGATCGAACGGATCGGCGGCGGGGCGAGCGCCGCGCCGAGCCGGCGGCGCGTCGTGTCGCCGCGCCTCGTGCTGCGCGAATCGACCGCCATCTACCGCGAACCGGCGCCGGCCGGCAACCGCGCATGA
- a CDS encoding methyl-accepting chemotaxis protein, translating into MVFKDLTIRARIGFTIAFLAGLLCLIGVLGLFGMGRANDSNREIFTNQMPSAVNLGLAEMYAARERLALDRAALLAGTPESAAAVERSRAMRAQSDAWWQKYLALPRDGEEDKLAQDVAAKRQALQRECDGFAGVVAANEHDRIADGAKQLQVRYNDLTVSGEALRNFQFTAGQAAFDRAESTYATLRIVSIVTLVAGLVAALVSYVTLSRAIGRPLADALAHFDAIAAGDLRRRIVVTRRDEMGQLLEGLGKMQVGLVETVSTVRGGSESIATAAKQIAAGNIDLSSRTEEQASALQETASSMEQLTGTVKQNADNARQASALAANASEIANKGNVVVGQVVGTMGEINQSSAKIADIIAIIEGIAFQTNILALNAAVEAARAGEEGRGFAVVAGEVRSLAQRSSGAAKEIKTLIDASVERIRSGSALVDEAGRTMTEVIGAVQRVTDIMGEIAAASEEQSGGIDQVARAVTQMDEVTQQNAALVEEAAAAAQSLDEQAARLRETVAVFQLDDGAARPSVAAGATRQAPRAKPAPAAQPAAAAAPSVPAGPTAAPATRSERDAAPKRTAPARKPAAAASAPSPAAATAGVDDWETF; encoded by the coding sequence ATGGTGTTCAAAGACCTGACGATCCGCGCGCGCATCGGCTTCACGATCGCGTTTCTGGCCGGGCTGCTGTGCCTGATCGGTGTGCTGGGGTTGTTCGGCATGGGGCGCGCGAACGACTCGAACCGCGAAATCTTCACGAACCAGATGCCGAGCGCGGTCAACCTGGGGCTCGCCGAGATGTACGCCGCGCGCGAACGCCTCGCGCTCGATCGCGCCGCGCTGCTGGCCGGCACGCCGGAATCGGCGGCGGCGGTCGAACGCAGCCGCGCGATGCGCGCGCAGTCCGATGCGTGGTGGCAGAAATACCTCGCGCTGCCGCGCGACGGCGAGGAGGACAAGCTCGCGCAGGACGTCGCCGCGAAGCGCCAGGCATTGCAGCGCGAGTGCGACGGCTTCGCGGGCGTCGTGGCGGCGAACGAGCATGACCGGATCGCCGACGGCGCGAAGCAGCTTCAGGTGCGCTACAACGACCTCACGGTATCGGGCGAGGCGCTGCGCAATTTCCAGTTCACCGCCGGGCAGGCCGCGTTCGACCGGGCCGAGTCGACCTACGCGACGCTGCGGATCGTGTCGATCGTCACGCTCGTGGCCGGGCTCGTCGCCGCGCTGGTGTCGTACGTGACGCTGAGCCGCGCGATCGGCCGCCCGCTCGCCGACGCGCTCGCGCACTTCGACGCGATCGCTGCGGGCGATCTGCGCCGCCGCATCGTCGTGACGCGCCGCGATGAAATGGGCCAGTTGCTGGAGGGCCTCGGCAAGATGCAGGTCGGGCTCGTCGAAACCGTCAGCACGGTGCGGGGCGGCAGCGAATCGATCGCGACGGCGGCCAAGCAGATCGCGGCCGGCAACATCGACCTGTCGTCGCGCACCGAGGAACAGGCGTCGGCGCTGCAGGAAACCGCGTCGAGCATGGAGCAGCTGACCGGCACCGTGAAACAGAACGCGGACAATGCGCGCCAGGCGAGCGCGCTGGCCGCGAATGCGTCGGAGATCGCGAACAAGGGCAACGTCGTCGTCGGGCAGGTGGTCGGCACGATGGGCGAAATCAACCAGAGTTCCGCAAAGATCGCGGACATCATCGCGATCATCGAAGGGATCGCGTTCCAGACCAACATTCTTGCGCTGAATGCCGCCGTCGAGGCCGCGCGGGCCGGCGAGGAAGGCCGCGGCTTCGCGGTGGTCGCGGGCGAGGTGCGCAGCCTCGCGCAGCGCTCGTCGGGGGCCGCCAAGGAGATCAAGACGCTGATCGACGCGTCGGTCGAGCGCATCCGTTCCGGCTCGGCGCTCGTCGACGAAGCCGGGCGCACGATGACGGAAGTGATCGGCGCGGTGCAGCGCGTGACCGACATCATGGGCGAGATCGCGGCCGCGTCGGAGGAGCAGAGCGGCGGCATCGACCAGGTCGCGCGCGCGGTCACGCAGATGGACGAGGTGACGCAGCAGAACGCGGCGCTCGTCGAGGAAGCGGCCGCCGCCGCGCAATCGCTCGACGAGCAGGCCGCGCGGCTGCGCGAGACGGTCGCGGTGTTCCAGCTCGACGACGGCGCGGCGCGACCCTCGGTCGCAGCCGGCGCCACGCGCCAGGCGCCGCGCGCGAAGCCTGCGCCCGCTGCGCAGCCGGCCGCGGCAGCCGCACCTTCCGTGCCCGCTGGGCCGACCGCCGCGCCTGCCACGCGCAGCGAGCGTGACGCCGCACCGAAGCGCACGGCACCGGCGCGCAAGCCGGCGGCCGCAGCGAGCGCGCCGTCCCCGGCTGCGGCAACGGCCGGCGTCGACGATTGGGAGACGTTCTGA
- a CDS encoding sugar ABC transporter ATP-binding protein: MESTFQPSRSAIPVLAVSGIGKTYAEPVLADVSLTLASGEALALTGENGAGKSTLSKIIGGLVAPTAGTLQLDARAYAPASRKDAEALGVRMVMQELNLLPTLSVAENLFLNRLPRRFGIIDRQRLRDDARAAMAQVGLDDVDPDTPVGALGIGHQQMVEIARNLIGDCRVLILDEPTAMLTAREVELLFEQIDRLKARGVAIVYISHRLEELARVAERVAVLRDGRLVHHGDMAATTTDRLVTLMVGREVGEHIDLGARSFGAPRLVVSGMTRMPAVQDVSLEVRAGEIFGISGLIGAGRTELLRLIYGADTPDSGVIAVGQPLEPAEIRSPVDAVRHGIALITEDRKGEGLLLSQSVTANVSLGQLDRLARAGVVDATRETALAERQIDALRIRTHGASQPVGELSGGNQQKVVIGRWLARDMGVLLFDEPTRGIDVGAKFEIYTLMGALAREGRALVVVSSDLRELMLICDRIGVMSAGRMTAVFERGNWTQDALLAAAFAGFGRDEAARHPAAGAAQDAASGASTTGPSQ, from the coding sequence ATGGAATCGACCTTCCAACCCTCCCGTTCTGCCATCCCCGTGCTGGCCGTCTCCGGCATCGGCAAGACCTATGCCGAGCCGGTGCTCGCGGACGTCTCGCTGACGCTCGCGTCCGGCGAGGCGCTGGCGCTCACGGGCGAGAACGGCGCCGGCAAGAGCACGCTGTCGAAGATCATCGGCGGGCTCGTCGCGCCGACGGCCGGCACGCTGCAGCTCGACGCTCGCGCGTATGCGCCCGCGAGCCGCAAGGACGCCGAAGCACTCGGCGTGCGGATGGTGATGCAGGAGCTGAACCTGCTGCCGACGCTGTCGGTCGCCGAAAACCTGTTCCTGAACCGGCTGCCGCGCCGCTTCGGCATCATCGACCGCCAGCGCCTGCGCGACGACGCGCGCGCCGCGATGGCGCAGGTCGGGCTCGACGACGTCGATCCGGACACGCCCGTCGGCGCGCTCGGGATCGGCCACCAGCAGATGGTCGAGATCGCGCGCAACCTGATCGGCGACTGCCGCGTGCTGATCCTCGACGAGCCGACCGCGATGCTGACCGCGCGCGAGGTCGAGCTGCTGTTCGAGCAGATCGACCGGCTCAAGGCGCGCGGCGTCGCGATCGTCTACATCTCGCACCGGCTCGAGGAGCTTGCGCGGGTGGCCGAGCGGGTCGCGGTGCTGCGCGACGGACGGCTCGTGCATCACGGCGACATGGCCGCGACGACGACCGACCGCCTCGTCACGCTGATGGTCGGGCGCGAGGTCGGCGAGCACATCGACCTCGGCGCGCGCAGCTTCGGCGCGCCGCGGCTCGTCGTGTCGGGCATGACGCGCATGCCGGCCGTGCAGGACGTGTCGCTCGAAGTGCGCGCGGGCGAGATCTTCGGCATCTCGGGGCTGATCGGCGCGGGGCGCACGGAGCTGCTGCGGCTGATCTATGGCGCCGACACGCCGGACTCGGGCGTGATCGCGGTCGGCCAGCCGCTCGAGCCGGCTGAAATCCGCTCGCCGGTCGACGCGGTGCGGCACGGCATCGCGCTGATCACCGAGGACCGCAAGGGCGAAGGCCTGCTGCTGTCGCAGTCGGTCACGGCGAACGTGTCGCTCGGCCAGCTCGACCGGCTTGCGCGCGCGGGCGTCGTCGACGCGACGCGCGAGACGGCGCTCGCCGAGCGCCAGATCGACGCGCTGCGCATCCGCACGCACGGCGCGTCGCAGCCGGTCGGCGAACTGTCGGGCGGCAACCAGCAGAAGGTCGTGATCGGCCGCTGGCTCGCGCGCGACATGGGCGTGCTGCTGTTCGACGAGCCGACGCGCGGCATCGACGTCGGCGCCAAGTTCGAGATCTACACGCTGATGGGCGCGCTCGCGCGGGAAGGGCGCGCGCTCGTCGTCGTGTCGAGCGACCTGCGCGAGCTGATGCTCATCTGCGACCGGATCGGCGTGATGTCGGCCGGCCGCATGACCGCCGTGTTCGAGCGCGGCAACTGGACCCAGGATGCGCTGCTGGCCGCGGCGTTCGCCGGCTTCGGCCGCGACGAGGCCGCGCGTCATCCGGCAGCCGGAGCGGCGCAGGATGCCGCGTCCGGCGCTTCGACGACAGGACCTTCGCAATGA
- a CDS encoding sugar ABC transporter substrate-binding protein, whose protein sequence is MNVRLRRRFLTAAVAAVALAAAPFAHAETAGKPKVALVMKSLANEFFLTMENGAKEYQKHNAAQFDLVTNGIKDETDTASQIRIVEQMIVSKVDAIVLAPADSKALVPVVKKAVDAGIVVVNIDNRLDPDVLKAKRLNVPFVGPDNRKGARKVGDLLAKKLKAGDQVGIVEGVSTTTNAQQRTAGFQDAMKAGGMKVVSVQSGEWEIDKGNAVASAMLNEYPNLKALLCGNDNMAIGAVSAVRAAGKQGKVYVVGYDNINAIKPMLKDGRVLATADQYAAKQAVFGIDTALKAIAEHRKQADMSGVVETPVDLVTK, encoded by the coding sequence ATGAATGTCCGCCTTCGCCGTCGCTTCCTGACCGCCGCCGTCGCCGCGGTCGCGCTCGCCGCCGCGCCGTTCGCCCATGCGGAGACGGCCGGCAAGCCGAAAGTCGCGCTCGTGATGAAGTCGCTCGCCAACGAGTTCTTCCTGACGATGGAAAACGGTGCAAAGGAATACCAGAAGCACAACGCGGCCCAGTTCGATCTCGTCACCAACGGCATCAAGGATGAAACCGACACCGCGAGCCAGATCCGCATCGTCGAGCAGATGATCGTGTCGAAGGTCGATGCGATCGTGCTCGCGCCGGCCGATTCGAAAGCGCTGGTGCCGGTCGTGAAGAAGGCGGTCGACGCCGGCATCGTCGTCGTCAACATCGACAACCGGCTCGATCCGGACGTGCTGAAGGCCAAGCGCCTGAACGTGCCGTTCGTCGGCCCCGACAACCGCAAGGGCGCGCGCAAGGTCGGCGACCTGCTCGCGAAGAAGCTGAAGGCGGGCGACCAGGTCGGGATCGTCGAGGGCGTGTCGACGACGACCAACGCGCAGCAGCGCACGGCCGGCTTCCAGGACGCGATGAAGGCGGGCGGGATGAAGGTCGTGTCGGTGCAGTCGGGCGAGTGGGAGATCGACAAGGGCAACGCGGTCGCATCCGCGATGCTCAACGAGTACCCGAACCTGAAGGCGCTCTTGTGCGGCAACGACAACATGGCGATCGGCGCAGTGTCGGCCGTGCGCGCGGCCGGCAAGCAGGGCAAGGTCTACGTGGTCGGCTACGACAACATCAACGCGATCAAGCCGATGCTGAAGGACGGCCGCGTGCTCGCGACCGCCGACCAGTATGCGGCGAAGCAGGCGGTGTTCGGCATCGACACGGCGCTCAAGGCGATCGCCGAGCATCGCAAGCAGGCCGACATGTCCGGCGTGGTCGAGACGCCGGTGGATCTCGTGACGAAGTGA
- a CDS encoding ABC transporter permease translates to MTQPPVTPTDANPQQPVTGRRARTLSGTRLGISNYLGLAGALAAMIALFSALSSHFLTYDTFSTIANQIPDLVVMSVGMTFVLIIAGIDLSVGSVLALAASMVSVAALKWQWGPLPAALIGIAAATATGTLTGAVTVGWRIPSFIVSLGVLEAARGLAYQLTNSRTAYIGDAFDFLSNPLALGISPAFLIAVAVMIVAQFVLTRTVFGRYLVGIGTNEEAVRLAGVNPRPYKILVFALMGALAGLASLFQISRLEAADPNAGSGLELQVIAAVVIGGTSLMGGRGSVISTFFGVLIISVLAAGLAQIGANEPTKRIITGTVIVVAVVLDTYRSRRARAR, encoded by the coding sequence ATGACCCAGCCCCCCGTTACCCCGACCGACGCCAACCCGCAGCAGCCCGTCACGGGGCGCCGCGCGCGCACGCTGTCCGGCACGCGGCTCGGCATCTCGAACTACCTCGGGCTCGCCGGCGCGCTCGCCGCGATGATCGCGCTGTTCTCGGCGCTGAGCTCGCATTTCCTGACCTACGATACGTTCAGCACGATCGCGAACCAGATTCCCGATCTCGTCGTGATGTCGGTCGGCATGACCTTCGTGCTGATCATCGCCGGGATCGACCTGTCGGTCGGCTCGGTGCTCGCGCTCGCCGCGTCGATGGTCAGCGTCGCCGCGCTCAAGTGGCAGTGGGGGCCGCTGCCCGCCGCGCTGATCGGCATCGCGGCCGCGACCGCGACGGGCACGCTGACGGGCGCGGTCACGGTCGGCTGGCGGATTCCGTCGTTCATCGTGTCGCTCGGCGTGCTCGAGGCCGCGCGCGGGCTCGCGTACCAGCTGACGAATTCGCGCACCGCCTACATCGGCGACGCGTTCGACTTCCTGTCGAACCCGCTCGCGCTCGGCATTTCGCCGGCGTTCCTGATAGCCGTCGCGGTGATGATCGTCGCGCAGTTCGTGCTGACGCGCACCGTGTTCGGCCGCTATCTCGTCGGCATCGGCACGAACGAGGAGGCGGTCCGGCTTGCGGGGGTAAACCCTCGGCCGTATAAAATCCTCGTATTCGCGCTGATGGGCGCGCTTGCCGGGCTCGCGTCGCTGTTCCAGATTTCGCGGCTCGAAGCGGCGGACCCGAACGCGGGCAGCGGCCTCGAACTGCAGGTGATCGCGGCCGTCGTGATCGGCGGCACGAGCCTGATGGGCGGGCGCGGCTCGGTGATCAGCACGTTCTTCGGCGTATTGATCATCTCCGTGCTGGCCGCCGGGCTCGCGCAGATCGGCGCGAACGAGCCGACGAAGCGGATCATCACCGGGACGGTGATCGTGGTGGCTGTCGTGCTCGACACTTACCGCAGCCGGCGCGCGCGCGCCCGGTAG
- the rbsK gene encoding ribokinase: MTARVTSGAPQAGRVTVIGSLNMDLVVRAPRLPLPGETLAGHAFAQAAGGKGGNQAVAAARLGAQVAMIGCVGADAHGAALRAGLEAEGIDCAGLATSTTASTGVALIVVDDASQNAIVIVAGGNGEVTPDTIAHHDAAIAAADVLICQLETPADAVFAALSAGRRLGRTVVLNPAPAVAPLPAGWLPLVDYLIPNEVEAAALTGLPIRDPADAEAAARALQAGGARNVLVTLGARGVLALTADGAARHYPAPAVQAVDTTAAGDTFIGGFAARLAAGADVDAAIRFAQRAAAISVTRAGAQPSIPTLAELAD, translated from the coding sequence ATGACGGCGCGCGTCACATCCGGCGCGCCGCAGGCGGGGCGCGTGACGGTCATCGGCAGTCTCAACATGGATCTCGTCGTGCGCGCGCCGCGGTTGCCGCTGCCCGGCGAAACGCTCGCCGGCCACGCGTTCGCGCAGGCCGCGGGCGGCAAGGGCGGCAACCAGGCGGTCGCCGCCGCGCGGCTCGGCGCGCAGGTCGCGATGATCGGCTGCGTCGGCGCGGATGCGCACGGCGCCGCGCTGCGCGCCGGTCTCGAAGCCGAGGGGATCGACTGCGCGGGGCTCGCGACGAGCACGACGGCGTCGACCGGGGTCGCGCTGATCGTCGTCGACGACGCGAGCCAGAACGCGATCGTGATCGTCGCCGGCGGCAACGGCGAGGTGACGCCGGACACGATTGCACACCATGACGCAGCAATCGCCGCGGCCGACGTGCTGATCTGCCAGCTCGAAACGCCGGCGGACGCGGTCTTCGCGGCGCTGTCCGCCGGGCGCAGGCTCGGCCGCACGGTCGTGCTCAACCCGGCGCCCGCGGTCGCGCCGCTGCCGGCCGGCTGGCTGCCGCTCGTCGATTACCTGATTCCGAACGAGGTCGAGGCGGCCGCGCTGACGGGCCTGCCGATTCGCGACCCGGCCGACGCCGAAGCCGCCGCGCGCGCGCTGCAGGCGGGCGGCGCGCGCAACGTGCTGGTCACGCTCGGCGCGCGCGGCGTGCTGGCGCTGACGGCCGACGGCGCGGCGCGCCACTACCCGGCGCCCGCGGTGCAGGCGGTCGACACGACCGCCGCCGGCGACACCTTCATCGGCGGCTTCGCCGCGCGGCTCGCGGCCGGCGCGGACGTCGACGCCGCGATCCGCTTCGCGCAACGCGCGGCGGCGATCTCCGTGACGCGCGCAGGCGCTCAGCCGTCGATCCCGACACTGGCCGAACTGGCCGATTGA
- a CDS encoding PrkA family serine protein kinase produces the protein MDIYSSFANRFEKTREEEFSLEEYLALCKNDPSAYATAGERMLAAIGEPEHIDTRNEPRLSRIFANKVIKVYPAFREFYGMEEVIEQVVAYFRHAAQGLEEKKQILYLLGPVGGGKSSIAERLKQLMERVPFYSLKGSPVNESPLGLFDYDEDGPILEEQYGIPRRYLKSILSPWAVKRLHEYNGDIRQFRVVRRYPSILRQIAISKTEPGDENNQDISSLVGKVDIRKLEQYAQDDADAYSYSGGLCLANQGLLEFVEMFKAPIKVLHPLLTATQEGNFKGTEGFGAIPFDGIILAHSNESEWKAFKNNRNNEALLDRIFVVKVPYCLRVSEEIKIYEKLIRNSSLAEAVCAPGTLKMMSQFSVLSRLHEPENSSLFSKMQVYDGENLKDTDPKAKSYQEYRDYAGVDEGMTGVSTRFAFKILSRVFNFDSSEVAANPVHLMYVLEQQIEREQFPPETEQKYLSFVKDVLASRYAEFIGKEIQTAYLESYSEYGQNIFDRYVTYADFWIQDQEFRDHDTGESFDRAALNAELEKIEKPAGISNPKDFRNEIVNFVLRARAANAGKNPVWTSYEKLRVVIEKKMFSNTEELLPVISFNAKGSAEEQRKHEDFVNRMVAKGYTPKQVRLLCDWYLRVRKSS, from the coding sequence ATGGATATTTACAGCAGCTTCGCGAACCGCTTCGAAAAAACGCGAGAGGAAGAGTTCTCGCTGGAGGAGTATCTCGCGCTCTGCAAAAACGATCCATCCGCGTATGCCACGGCCGGCGAACGCATGCTGGCTGCGATCGGGGAACCAGAACACATCGATACCCGCAACGAACCGCGCCTGTCGCGGATCTTTGCGAACAAGGTCATCAAGGTCTATCCCGCGTTCCGCGAGTTCTACGGAATGGAGGAAGTGATCGAGCAGGTGGTCGCGTATTTCCGCCACGCTGCGCAAGGGCTCGAAGAGAAGAAGCAGATCCTCTATCTGCTCGGCCCGGTGGGCGGCGGCAAGTCGTCGATCGCCGAGCGTCTCAAGCAGCTGATGGAGCGCGTGCCGTTCTATTCGCTGAAGGGCTCGCCCGTCAACGAATCGCCGCTCGGGCTGTTCGACTACGACGAGGACGGGCCGATTCTCGAGGAACAGTACGGCATTCCGCGCCGCTATCTGAAGAGCATCCTGAGCCCGTGGGCGGTCAAGCGCCTGCACGAATACAACGGCGACATCCGCCAGTTCCGCGTCGTGCGCCGCTATCCGTCGATCCTGCGGCAGATCGCGATCTCGAAGACCGAGCCGGGTGACGAGAACAACCAGGACATCTCGTCGCTCGTCGGCAAGGTCGACATCCGCAAGCTCGAGCAGTACGCGCAGGACGACGCCGACGCGTACAGCTACTCCGGCGGCCTGTGCCTCGCGAACCAGGGCCTGCTCGAATTCGTCGAAATGTTCAAGGCGCCGATCAAGGTGCTGCACCCGCTGCTGACCGCGACGCAGGAAGGCAACTTCAAGGGCACCGAGGGCTTCGGCGCGATCCCGTTCGACGGGATCATCCTCGCGCACTCGAACGAGTCGGAGTGGAAGGCGTTCAAGAACAACCGCAACAACGAGGCGCTGCTCGACCGGATCTTCGTCGTGAAGGTGCCGTACTGCCTGCGCGTGTCGGAAGAGATCAAGATCTACGAGAAGCTGATCCGCAACTCGTCGCTCGCCGAGGCCGTGTGCGCGCCGGGCACGCTGAAGATGATGTCGCAGTTCTCGGTGCTGTCGCGCCTGCACGAGCCGGAAAACTCGAGCCTGTTCTCGAAGATGCAGGTGTATGACGGCGAGAACCTGAAGGACACTGACCCGAAGGCGAAGTCGTACCAGGAGTATCGCGACTACGCGGGCGTCGACGAGGGCATGACCGGCGTGTCGACGCGCTTCGCATTCAAGATCCTGTCGCGCGTGTTCAACTTCGATTCGAGCGAAGTGGCGGCGAACCCGGTGCACCTGATGTACGTGCTCGAACAGCAGATCGAGCGCGAGCAGTTCCCGCCGGAAACCGAGCAGAAGTACCTGTCGTTCGTGAAGGACGTGCTCGCGTCGCGCTACGCGGAATTCATCGGCAAGGAGATCCAGACGGCCTACCTCGAATCGTATTCGGAGTACGGGCAGAACATCTTCGATCGCTACGTCACGTATGCGGACTTCTGGATCCAGGATCAGGAATTCCGCGATCACGACACCGGCGAGAGCTTCGACCGCGCCGCGCTGAACGCGGAGCTGGAGAAGATCGAGAAGCCGGCGGGCATCAGCAATCCGAAGGATTTCCGCAACGAGATCGTGAACTTCGTGTTGCGCGCGCGGGCCGCGAACGCCGGCAAGAACCCGGTGTGGACGAGCTACGAGAAGTTGCGCGTCGTGATCGAGAAGAAGATGTTCTCGAATACGGAAGAGCTGCTGCCGGTCATTTCGTTCAACGCGAAGGGGTCGGCGGAGGAACAGCGCAAGCATGAGGACTTTGTGAACCGGATGGTCGCGAAGGGCTATACGCCGAAGCAGGTCAGGCTGCTTTGCGACTGGTACCTGCGTGTGCGCAAGTCGTCATGA